The following proteins come from a genomic window of Microbacterium lemovicicum:
- a CDS encoding DNA topoisomerase IB, with product MAKLRRVVPFVDPGYTRVRVGEGHQFVNARGKRVGAKDDVRIRALVIPPAWTDVWISARPDGHIQVVGTDAAGRKQYMYHPTWSEDRDKGKFARALDLAASLPRARARVTQALRTEGLSRERVLGVAFRLLDQAAPRVGSTAYLKANGSRGLTTLQRRDAEVDGSTVILSFPAKSGKRALLRIDDPLLAEAVAELKAGRPTAPLLAYRRKRSRVALSAGDVNAHLRALTGGPFTAKDFRTLRGTVSAADALARIGTVDTKKDLARAEKLAVRATADALGNTPSVARASYIDPRVFTEYRKGNVMSLEGSRDAAIRALILGDAADRPATADDRARSRRRRRSTVKR from the coding sequence ATGGCGAAGCTGCGTCGGGTCGTGCCGTTCGTCGACCCCGGGTACACCCGCGTCCGGGTCGGCGAGGGCCATCAGTTCGTGAACGCCCGCGGCAAGCGCGTGGGAGCGAAGGACGACGTGCGCATCCGAGCGCTGGTCATCCCGCCCGCTTGGACGGATGTCTGGATCAGCGCGCGCCCGGACGGCCACATCCAGGTCGTCGGAACGGATGCGGCCGGCCGCAAGCAGTACATGTACCACCCGACCTGGAGCGAGGACCGCGACAAGGGCAAGTTCGCCCGCGCGCTGGACCTCGCGGCATCCCTTCCCCGCGCCCGCGCCCGCGTCACGCAGGCGCTGCGCACCGAGGGACTGTCTCGGGAGCGTGTGCTGGGCGTCGCCTTCCGCCTGCTGGACCAGGCGGCTCCGCGGGTCGGATCGACCGCCTACCTGAAGGCCAACGGCAGCCGCGGGCTCACCACCCTCCAGCGTCGGGATGCGGAGGTCGACGGGTCGACGGTGATCCTCTCGTTCCCCGCCAAGAGCGGGAAGCGTGCCCTCCTGCGCATCGACGATCCGCTGCTGGCGGAAGCGGTCGCAGAGTTGAAGGCCGGGCGGCCCACCGCTCCTCTCCTCGCCTACCGCCGCAAGCGGTCGCGCGTCGCGCTCAGCGCCGGCGACGTCAACGCGCATCTCCGCGCGCTGACGGGAGGCCCCTTCACCGCGAAGGACTTCCGCACCCTGCGGGGGACGGTGAGCGCCGCCGACGCGCTCGCCCGCATCGGCACGGTCGACACGAAGAAGGACCTCGCCCGCGCGGAGAAGCTGGCCGTCCGCGCCACCGCGGACGCGCTCGGCAACACCCCGAGCGTCGCCCGCGCCAGCTACATCGACCCGCGCGTGTTCACGGAGTACCGCAAGGGCAACGTGATGTCGCTGGAGGGCTCGCGCGACGCGGCCATCCGCGCGCTCATCCTCGGCGACGCCGCCGACCGTCCGGCGACGGCCGACGACCGCGCGCGGAGCCGCAGACGGCGGCGGAGTACCGTGAAGCGGTGA
- a CDS encoding fluoride efflux transporter FluC has translation MTTAPPAPRVDPRILGWVVLGGALGTAVRAALVFPWQTGTDDATLAVPLVTLVVNLVGAFALGLVVGVLGPRHPSARAFLGTGVLGGFTTYSAFAVQTVTVSSWSLWLSVGLALASVAVGFALAGVGVRSGRLLGARRGKADEPEEAE, from the coding sequence GTGACGACCGCCCCGCCCGCCCCGCGTGTGGATCCGCGCATCCTCGGCTGGGTGGTGCTCGGCGGCGCGCTCGGCACCGCGGTGCGGGCCGCCCTCGTGTTCCCGTGGCAGACCGGGACGGACGACGCGACGCTCGCCGTGCCGCTCGTGACGCTCGTCGTCAATCTCGTCGGCGCGTTCGCGCTCGGGCTCGTCGTCGGGGTCCTGGGGCCGCGGCATCCTTCCGCCCGCGCGTTCCTCGGGACCGGCGTGCTCGGCGGCTTCACGACCTACTCGGCGTTCGCCGTGCAGACCGTCACGGTGTCGTCGTGGTCGCTGTGGCTGTCGGTCGGGCTCGCGCTGGCGAGTGTCGCCGTGGGCTTCGCGCTGGCCGGTGTCGGCGTGCGGAGCGGCCGGCTCCTCGGCGCCCGTCGCGGTAAGGCCGACGAGCCGGAGGAGGCGGAGTGA
- a CDS encoding fluoride efflux transporter FluC codes for MSPLLLLAIGVAGGVGAGLRYLVDTGVRRVVPRRFPWGILLVNISGSFALGAVTGAVLSAELTAIIGTGFLGGYTTFSAVAVESWLLGEERRAGQAWGNLVGTALACIAAAGLGALVGRALTA; via the coding sequence GTGAGCCCGCTGCTGCTGCTCGCGATCGGCGTGGCCGGCGGAGTGGGGGCGGGGCTGCGGTACCTCGTCGACACCGGCGTGCGACGCGTCGTGCCGCGCCGGTTCCCCTGGGGGATCCTGCTGGTCAACATCTCCGGCTCGTTCGCGCTGGGCGCCGTGACGGGCGCGGTCCTGTCGGCGGAGCTCACCGCGATCATCGGCACCGGATTCCTCGGCGGCTACACCACGTTCTCGGCGGTCGCCGTCGAATCGTGGCTGCTGGGCGAGGAGCGCCGGGCCGGCCAGGCCTGGGGGAACCTCGTCGGAACGGCTCTCGCGTGCATCGCGGCGGCCGGGCTCGGCGCGCTCGTCGGTCGCGCGCTCACGGCCTGA
- a CDS encoding efflux RND transporter permease subunit: MSNLALLSLRNRALIALITIVAAIFGGIALTSLKQELIPSIEFPQLAIVSNYPGASPEVVENDVSTPIETAIQGVPGLESSSATSTTNASIVSASFTYGTDLATAEQKILQAINRIQSTLPSGVEPNVISASFDDFPVIQLAVTGYSDEKTIQQQLEASVLPELQDVAGVNAAQIVGGQGSRVTITPDQTALAAAGYSTQAIRDVLDQNGVLFPGGTITEGDQTLTVQTGLKITTLDELSALPLVPTDAQQLQAGALTLGQVASVTQDTDPVTSISRVNGEPALTVAVTKLPAANTVDVSRGVLAAIPDLEQSLGGATFTVVFDQAPYIQQSIDSLAQEGLLGLVFAVLVILLFLLSVRSTLVTAISIPTSVLITFIGIQAFGYSLNILTLGALTIAIGRVVDDSIVVIENIKRHYVGDADKLASIKLAVREVAAAITASTITTVAVFLPIAFVGDVTGELFRPFALTVTIAMVASLFVALTIVPVLAFWLLRPGKVARDAQGAPIDAESPDAAPTRLQKAYLPILRWTLRHSAITLIAAVVVLGGTIAVAPLMKTNFLGDSGQNTFTMTQDVGPAPSLDAEDAASKGVEEKLRAIDGVENVQVSIGSSGSALRDAFSGGSSGITYSITTDSGVDQVALRERVQEEVSAIPDAGTFTVAGSGGGFGSSDIAIDVSAPDQQSLQDATDAVLSAVSGQAGIGQVTSNLAASLPYIAVQVDRAKAAGLGLSEVAVGGIVSGAMQPQRIGTVEIDGTGLTVYLAASQVPLTIDELRALSIPSASGALTLGDVATVQQSEGPTSVTTERGQRTATITATPSGNDLNAASATVRTALADTELPTGARAEVGGVLSQQQDAFSQLGLALLAAILIVYIVMVATFKSLRQPLLLLVSVPFAATGAILLQIATGVPLGVASLIGVLMLIGIVVTNAIVLVDLVNQYRSRGLSAHDATIAGGSRRLRPILMTALATIFALTPMALGITGHGGFISQPLAIVVIGGLISSTVLTLVVLPTLYNLVEGARERRTARRRGDREAAGGVDLDGLDGGRVIAGVPGTRRERRILETDDRRRTTSSVAVVEHDDEGVTDAAAPTVATGDDAAATGATTTGTAPTGARTAATGSGIDVSSAGTAGTGADSAVVDASEATTSGAVDDTREPRSGTDADGDATT; encoded by the coding sequence GTGTCGAATCTCGCCCTCCTGAGCCTGCGGAACCGCGCGCTCATCGCCCTCATCACGATCGTCGCGGCGATCTTCGGCGGCATCGCGCTGACCAGCCTGAAGCAGGAGCTCATCCCGTCGATCGAGTTCCCGCAGCTGGCGATCGTCTCGAACTACCCCGGCGCGTCGCCCGAGGTGGTCGAGAACGACGTGTCGACGCCGATCGAGACGGCGATCCAGGGCGTTCCGGGCCTCGAGTCCAGCAGCGCGACGAGCACGACGAACGCCTCGATCGTGTCGGCGTCGTTCACCTACGGCACCGATCTGGCGACCGCAGAGCAGAAGATCCTCCAGGCGATCAACCGCATCCAGAGCACCCTGCCCAGCGGCGTCGAGCCGAACGTCATCTCGGCGAGCTTCGACGACTTCCCCGTGATCCAGCTCGCCGTCACGGGCTACAGCGACGAGAAGACGATCCAGCAGCAGCTCGAGGCCTCGGTGCTGCCCGAGCTGCAGGACGTCGCCGGCGTCAACGCGGCGCAGATCGTCGGCGGCCAGGGCTCGCGCGTCACGATCACGCCCGATCAGACCGCGCTCGCCGCGGCCGGCTACTCCACACAGGCGATCCGCGACGTGCTCGACCAGAACGGCGTGCTGTTCCCGGGCGGGACGATCACCGAGGGCGACCAGACCCTGACGGTGCAGACCGGATTGAAGATCACGACGCTCGACGAGCTGTCCGCACTCCCGCTGGTGCCCACCGACGCGCAGCAGCTCCAGGCCGGAGCCCTCACACTCGGCCAGGTGGCCTCCGTCACGCAGGACACCGACCCGGTCACCTCGATCTCGCGGGTTAACGGCGAGCCCGCCCTCACGGTCGCCGTGACCAAGCTCCCCGCCGCCAACACCGTCGACGTCTCGCGCGGCGTGCTGGCCGCCATCCCCGACCTCGAGCAGTCCCTCGGCGGAGCGACGTTCACCGTCGTGTTCGACCAGGCGCCCTACATCCAGCAGTCCATCGACTCGCTCGCCCAGGAGGGGCTCCTCGGGCTCGTCTTCGCGGTGCTGGTGATCCTGCTCTTCCTGCTCTCGGTGCGCTCCACCCTGGTCACGGCGATCTCGATCCCGACCAGCGTGCTGATCACCTTCATCGGCATCCAGGCGTTCGGGTACTCGCTCAACATCCTCACGCTCGGCGCGCTCACCATCGCCATCGGGCGCGTGGTCGACGACTCCATCGTCGTGATCGAGAACATCAAGCGGCACTACGTCGGCGACGCCGACAAGCTCGCCTCGATCAAGCTCGCGGTGCGCGAGGTCGCGGCCGCCATCACCGCGTCGACGATCACGACGGTCGCGGTGTTCCTGCCGATCGCCTTCGTCGGCGACGTCACGGGCGAGCTCTTCCGTCCGTTCGCGCTGACCGTGACCATCGCCATGGTCGCCTCGCTGTTCGTGGCGCTGACGATCGTGCCGGTGCTGGCCTTCTGGCTGCTGCGGCCGGGCAAGGTCGCGCGCGACGCACAGGGCGCGCCCATCGACGCCGAGTCTCCGGATGCCGCGCCGACGCGCCTGCAGAAGGCCTACCTCCCGATCCTGCGCTGGACGCTGCGTCACTCGGCCATCACGCTGATCGCCGCCGTCGTCGTGCTCGGCGGCACCATCGCCGTGGCACCGCTGATGAAGACGAACTTCCTCGGCGACTCCGGCCAGAACACCTTCACCATGACCCAGGACGTCGGCCCGGCGCCGAGCCTCGATGCGGAGGACGCCGCATCCAAGGGCGTGGAGGAGAAGCTGCGGGCCATCGACGGCGTCGAGAACGTGCAGGTGTCGATCGGCTCGAGCGGCTCGGCCCTGCGCGACGCGTTCAGCGGCGGCTCCTCCGGCATCACCTACTCGATCACGACCGACTCCGGCGTCGATCAGGTCGCTCTGCGCGAGCGCGTGCAGGAGGAGGTGTCGGCGATACCGGATGCCGGCACCTTCACCGTCGCGGGATCCGGCGGCGGATTCGGCTCGAGCGACATCGCCATCGACGTGTCGGCGCCCGACCAGCAGAGCCTCCAGGACGCCACGGACGCCGTGCTGTCCGCCGTCAGCGGGCAGGCCGGCATCGGCCAAGTGACGAGCAATCTCGCCGCCTCCCTCCCCTACATCGCCGTGCAGGTCGATCGGGCGAAGGCGGCGGGTCTCGGCCTGTCGGAGGTCGCGGTCGGCGGCATCGTCTCGGGCGCCATGCAGCCGCAGCGGATCGGGACCGTCGAGATCGACGGCACCGGTCTCACCGTCTACCTCGCCGCCTCGCAGGTCCCGCTGACGATCGACGAGCTGCGCGCTCTCAGCATTCCGTCGGCCTCCGGTGCGCTGACGCTGGGCGACGTCGCGACGGTGCAGCAGAGCGAGGGCCCGACGTCGGTGACCACCGAGCGCGGCCAGCGGACGGCGACGATCACCGCCACGCCCTCAGGCAACGACCTCAACGCCGCCTCCGCCACGGTGCGCACCGCGCTCGCCGACACGGAGCTGCCCACGGGTGCACGCGCCGAGGTCGGCGGCGTGCTCTCGCAGCAGCAGGACGCCTTCTCGCAGCTCGGGCTGGCGCTCCTCGCGGCAATCCTCATCGTCTACATCGTGATGGTGGCGACCTTCAAGTCGCTGCGTCAGCCGCTGCTGCTGCTGGTGTCGGTGCCGTTCGCCGCGACCGGCGCGATTCTGCTGCAGATCGCGACCGGCGTGCCGCTGGGCGTCGCGTCGCTGATCGGCGTGCTGATGCTGATCGGCATCGTCGTGACGAACGCGATCGTGCTCGTGGACCTCGTGAACCAGTACCGCTCGCGCGGCCTGTCGGCGCACGACGCCACGATCGCCGGCGGCTCACGCAGGCTCCGGCCCATCCTCATGACGGCGCTGGCGACGATCTTCGCGCTGACGCCCATGGCCCTCGGCATCACCGGCCACGGCGGGTTCATCTCCCAGCCGCTGGCGATCGTCGTGATCGGCGGACTGATCTCCTCGACCGTCCTGACCCTGGTGGTGCTGCCGACGCTCTACAACCTGGTCGAGGGGGCGCGCGAGCGCAGGACCGCCCGCAGGCGCGGCGATCGCGAGGCAGCCGGCGGCGTCGACCTCGACGGCCTCGACGGCGGACGTGTCATCGCGGGCGTGCCCGGGACGCGCCGGGAGAGGCGCATCCTCGAGACGGACGACCGCAGGCGCACGACGTCATCGGTCGCCGTCGTCGAGCACGACGACGAGGGCGTGACGGATGCCGCGGCACCGACGGTCGCGACCGGCGACGATGCAGCGGCGACCGGCGCGACCACGACGGGCACGGCGCCGACTGGTGCGCGAACGGCGGCGACCGGCTCGGGGATCGACGTCAGCAGCGCGGGCACGGCCGGGACCGGCGCGGACAGCGCGGTCGTGGACGCCTCCGAGGCGACGACGTCGGGCGCGGTGGACGACACGCGCGAGCCGCGGAGCGGGACCGACGCCGACGGCGACGCCACGACGTAG
- a CDS encoding aldose 1-epimerase family protein, with protein MTTSIPADPTGRRFHLVSPDGRVTAQVAQVGASLRSLEVDGRALIPPYPDDVPTPSASGITLVPWPNRIRDGRWTQRGETRQLPITEPKTGSASHGLLRFMPYQPTDAAADMSATASSVTLAATVFPQTGYPFHLETTVQYTATSDGIAAVHRLTNVGREDAPTALGIHPYFCLGGVDTADLALTVPASSFFELDDRLLPIAERPVDAVNDLRAPRRVGDLDLNVAYGEIARDDDDRVRCALEAPDGQRVTLWLGAGFNHVQVFTMNTYPGHELALALEPMTAPPDAFNSGQHLRWLAPGETWKLEWGVEHTPPIDHW; from the coding sequence ATGACGACATCCATCCCCGCCGACCCGACCGGCCGGCGCTTCCACCTCGTCTCGCCCGACGGACGGGTGACCGCCCAGGTGGCGCAGGTCGGAGCATCCCTCCGCTCCCTCGAGGTCGATGGAAGAGCGCTCATCCCGCCGTATCCCGACGACGTGCCCACCCCGTCGGCCTCGGGCATCACGCTCGTGCCGTGGCCGAACCGCATCCGCGACGGCAGGTGGACACAGCGCGGCGAGACCCGGCAGCTGCCCATCACCGAGCCGAAGACCGGCAGCGCCTCGCACGGGCTCCTGCGGTTCATGCCCTATCAGCCGACGGATGCCGCGGCCGACATGTCGGCGACGGCATCCTCCGTCACCCTCGCGGCGACGGTCTTCCCGCAGACCGGCTACCCCTTCCACCTCGAGACGACCGTGCAGTACACCGCGACATCGGACGGCATCGCCGCCGTCCACCGGCTCACGAACGTCGGACGCGAGGACGCGCCGACTGCCCTCGGCATCCACCCCTACTTCTGCCTCGGCGGCGTCGACACGGCCGACCTCGCGCTGACGGTCCCCGCGTCGTCGTTCTTCGAGCTCGACGACCGGCTGCTCCCGATCGCCGAGCGCCCGGTCGATGCGGTCAACGACCTGCGCGCTCCTCGCCGCGTGGGCGATCTCGACCTCAACGTGGCCTACGGCGAGATCGCCCGTGACGACGACGACCGGGTCCGCTGCGCCCTCGAGGCGCCCGACGGGCAGCGGGTCACCCTCTGGCTCGGCGCCGGGTTCAACCACGTGCAGGTGTTCACGATGAACACCTATCCCGGCCATGAGCTCGCCCTCGCGCTCGAGCCGATGACCGCACCGCCGGACGCGTTCAACTCCGGTCAGCACCTCCGCTGGCTGGCACCCGGCGAGACCTGGAAGCTGGAATGGGGGGTGGAGCATACTCCCCCCATCGATCACTGGTAG
- a CDS encoding antibiotic biosynthesis monooxygenase: MTDAPITVAIERRIDPEQASVATTWMQAGTDLAAAFDGFLGSGWVRAGEGSDLWYMLYRFRDIPTLEAWEQSTQRSWWLDSGRPFAREVRVERRSGIEGWFDAPFATHVESRTAGSPLEAATTGPIVQPIPAAPPRWKQAVTIWLGFFPVNLLASWLLGFVPGFVEWPLVVRVLLTTVLLTPVMTYLVLPWVTRLLRPWLQR, encoded by the coding sequence ATGACAGATGCCCCCATCACCGTCGCCATCGAGCGGCGCATCGATCCGGAGCAGGCGTCGGTCGCGACGACCTGGATGCAGGCGGGAACCGACCTCGCGGCAGCGTTCGACGGCTTCCTCGGGTCGGGGTGGGTGCGCGCGGGCGAAGGCAGCGACCTCTGGTACATGCTCTACCGCTTCCGCGACATCCCGACGCTCGAGGCGTGGGAGCAGTCGACGCAGCGCAGCTGGTGGCTCGATTCGGGCCGCCCCTTCGCGCGCGAGGTGCGCGTCGAGCGGCGCAGCGGCATCGAGGGCTGGTTCGACGCCCCGTTCGCGACGCACGTCGAGTCGCGGACGGCCGGCTCTCCGCTGGAGGCCGCGACCACCGGGCCGATCGTGCAGCCCATCCCGGCGGCGCCCCCGCGGTGGAAGCAGGCGGTGACGATCTGGCTCGGCTTCTTCCCCGTCAACCTCCTCGCCTCCTGGCTGCTGGGCTTCGTGCCGGGGTTCGTCGAATGGCCGCTGGTCGTCCGCGTGCTGCTGACGACCGTCCTGCTCACCCCCGTGATGACGTACCTGGTCCTACCCTGGGTGACACGGCTGCTCCGGCCGTGGCTGCAGAGGTGA
- a CDS encoding DEAD/DEAH box helicase, which translates to MANPKKKTSTGRPNFEPRYGEKKSSYQDRKRFNGAAAAGGEAGGSARSGAPARSGAPARSGGSKAGWAKPASAKGGAAKAGSRSAGHRGYRSEEEGAAPKARWTSNQRAGRDEARGIRDHASRPAGAGAGARSFDDRPRRDDRPARSFDDRPRRDDRPARSFDERPARRDDRPARSFDERPARRDDRPARSFDERPARRDDRPARSFDERHARRDERPARSFDERPARRDDRPARRDERPARPFADRPARPFNDRPARSAGDRPARHDDRPARRDDRPSRSWDDKARTAGTHRDAVDVVHERLQAQAIQAEETTEIGWTDLGLGQNIAGVLVDLGAPTPFPIQAATIPEVLAGRDILARGRTGSGKTIAFGAPLVERVLRSQGGGRREYGRRPRALILAPTRELALQIDGTVQPIARSVGLFTTQIYGGVPQGRQIGALRKGVDIVIGTPGRIEDLIDQRKLDLSDVRVVVIDEADHMSELGFLEPLQRILRHTPGGSQKLLFSATLDREVAAVVDEFLENPAVYEVAGETQETGTIDHRVLVIDHREKGEILRRLVDRDGKTLVFARTRAYAEMLADDLADAGIPAVALHGDLNQAKRTRNLERLTSGRVRVLVATDVAARGIHVDDIDLVVQADAPDEYKTYLHRSGRTGRAGAVGRVVTLIPRQRRRRMTEMLERAEIDAPFEEARVGDDVIDELAGTLPTDAELTR; encoded by the coding sequence ATGGCTAACCCCAAGAAGAAGACCTCCACCGGACGACCGAACTTCGAGCCGCGCTACGGCGAGAAGAAGTCGTCGTACCAGGACCGCAAGCGCTTCAACGGCGCTGCCGCCGCCGGCGGCGAGGCGGGCGGCTCCGCCCGCTCCGGTGCCCCTGCCCGCTCCGGTGCCCCCGCCCGCTCGGGCGGCTCGAAGGCGGGCTGGGCGAAGCCCGCATCGGCGAAGGGCGGCGCGGCCAAGGCCGGCAGCCGCAGCGCCGGCCACCGCGGCTACCGCTCCGAGGAGGAGGGCGCGGCGCCCAAGGCCCGCTGGACCTCCAACCAGCGCGCCGGGCGCGACGAGGCGCGGGGCATCCGCGACCACGCCTCCCGCCCCGCGGGCGCGGGTGCGGGCGCGCGCAGCTTCGACGACCGTCCGCGTCGTGACGATCGCCCCGCGCGCAGCTTCGACGACCGTCCCCGTCGTGATGATCGTCCGGCTCGCTCGTTCGATGAGCGTCCGGCGCGTCGGGATGATCGCCCCGCGCGCTCGTTCGACGAGCGTCCGGCGCGTCGTGATGATCGCCCCGCGCGCTCGTTCGACGAGCGCCCCGCCCGTCGTGATGATCGTCCGGCTCGGTCGTTCGATGAGCGCCACGCCCGTCGTGATGAACGTCCGGCTCGGTCGTTCGACGAGCGCCCCGCCCGTCGTGACGACCGTCCCGCCCGTCGTGACGAGCGTCCCGCCCGTCCGTTCGCCGACCGTCCGGCGCGTCCGTTCAACGACCGCCCGGCCCGCTCGGCCGGCGATCGCCCCGCGCGCCACGACGACCGCCCGGCCCGTCGTGACGACCGGCCCTCGCGTTCGTGGGACGACAAGGCCCGCACGGCCGGCACGCACCGCGACGCGGTCGACGTCGTCCACGAGCGCCTGCAGGCGCAGGCCATCCAGGCCGAGGAGACCACCGAGATCGGCTGGACCGACCTCGGTCTGGGGCAGAACATCGCCGGCGTCCTCGTGGACCTCGGCGCTCCGACTCCGTTCCCGATCCAGGCCGCGACCATCCCCGAGGTGCTCGCCGGTCGCGACATCCTGGCCCGCGGCCGCACCGGCTCCGGCAAGACCATCGCCTTCGGCGCACCGCTCGTCGAGCGCGTGCTCCGCTCACAGGGCGGCGGACGACGCGAGTACGGCCGTCGGCCGCGCGCGCTGATCCTCGCGCCGACGCGCGAGCTCGCGCTGCAGATCGACGGCACCGTGCAGCCCATCGCCCGCAGCGTGGGCCTGTTCACGACGCAGATCTACGGCGGCGTGCCCCAGGGCCGTCAGATCGGAGCGCTCCGCAAGGGCGTCGACATCGTCATCGGCACGCCCGGCCGCATCGAGGACCTCATCGATCAGCGCAAGCTCGACCTGTCCGACGTCCGCGTCGTCGTGATCGACGAGGCCGACCACATGAGCGAGCTCGGCTTCCTCGAGCCGCTCCAGCGCATCCTGCGCCACACGCCCGGCGGCAGCCAGAAGCTGCTGTTCTCGGCCACGCTCGACCGCGAGGTGGCTGCCGTCGTCGACGAGTTCCTCGAGAACCCGGCCGTCTACGAGGTCGCGGGCGAGACCCAGGAGACCGGCACGATCGACCATCGCGTGCTCGTGATCGACCACCGCGAGAAGGGCGAGATCCTCCGCCGCCTCGTCGATCGCGACGGCAAGACGCTCGTGTTCGCGCGCACCCGCGCCTACGCGGAGATGCTCGCCGACGACCTCGCCGACGCCGGCATCCCCGCAGTCGCCCTCCACGGCGACCTCAACCAGGCCAAGCGCACCCGCAACCTCGAGCGTCTGACCTCGGGCCGCGTGCGCGTGCTCGTCGCCACGGATGTCGCGGCCCGCGGCATCCACGTCGACGACATCGATCTCGTGGTCCAGGCCGACGCGCCCGACGAGTACAAGACGTACCTGCACCGCTCCGGCCGCACCGGTCGCGCGGGCGCGGTCGGACGCGTGGTCACGCTGATCCCGCGTCAGCGCCGCCGTCGCATGACCGAGATGCTCGAGCGCGCCGAGATCGACGCGCCGTTCGAGGAGGCCCGCGTCGGCGACGACGTGATCGACGAGCTGGCCGGCACCCTGCCGACCGACGCCGAGCTCACCCGCTGA
- a CDS encoding Rv2578c family radical SAM protein: MRWQGQELGVPDAAALPGLERIDGLVRSVTTPDFAGMTFHEVMAKSALNNVPGSSGMPFDWTVNPYRGCSHSCVYCFARGTHEYLDLDAGRDFDSQVVVKVNVAEVLSKELRRPSWQHEPVMLGTNTDPYQRAEGRYALMPGIVSALAESGTPFSILTKGTLLRRDLPLITEAAASVHVGLAMSIAIFDDALQHAIEPGTPSAKARLDTVRAATEAGFRVTVFLMPILPHLTDSVAALDHALDLIAAAGASRVVFGALHLRPGAKQWFMTWLEREHPDLVPAYLGLYPGVASYAPKGYRTWLTQRVRPLLRRHRLDGWAEEDGARRAPSPGLAARTAAARVVTTSRGRTAQTAAPMLF, translated from the coding sequence ATGCGTTGGCAGGGACAGGAACTCGGGGTGCCGGATGCCGCCGCCCTGCCCGGACTCGAGCGCATCGACGGTCTCGTGCGATCGGTCACGACGCCCGACTTCGCCGGCATGACCTTCCACGAGGTGATGGCCAAGAGCGCCCTCAACAACGTGCCCGGATCATCGGGCATGCCGTTCGACTGGACCGTGAACCCCTACCGCGGCTGCAGCCACTCCTGCGTCTACTGCTTCGCGCGCGGCACGCACGAGTACCTCGACCTCGACGCGGGACGCGACTTCGACTCGCAGGTCGTCGTGAAGGTCAACGTGGCGGAGGTGCTGAGCAAGGAGCTCCGGCGCCCGTCGTGGCAGCACGAGCCCGTCATGCTCGGCACCAACACCGACCCGTATCAGCGCGCGGAGGGCCGCTACGCCCTCATGCCCGGCATCGTGTCCGCGCTCGCGGAGTCGGGCACCCCGTTCTCGATCCTGACCAAGGGCACGCTGCTGCGGCGCGACCTGCCGCTGATCACCGAGGCCGCGGCATCCGTCCATGTCGGACTCGCGATGTCGATCGCGATCTTCGACGACGCGCTCCAGCACGCGATCGAACCCGGCACGCCGTCGGCGAAGGCGCGCCTCGACACGGTGCGGGCGGCGACGGAGGCGGGGTTCCGGGTGACGGTGTTCCTGATGCCGATCCTGCCCCACCTCACCGACTCGGTCGCGGCTCTCGACCATGCGCTGGACCTCATCGCCGCAGCCGGGGCGTCGCGCGTGGTCTTCGGCGCGCTGCACCTGCGGCCGGGCGCGAAGCAGTGGTTCATGACCTGGCTCGAGCGGGAGCATCCCGACCTCGTGCCGGCGTACCTGGGGCTGTACCCGGGTGTGGCGTCATACGCGCCGAAGGGCTACCGGACGTGGCTGACCCAGCGGGTCAGGCCCCTCCTGCGCCGGCATCGCCTCGACGGATGGGCCGAGGAGGACGGCGCGCGGCGGGCGCCCTCGCCGGGGCTCGCCGCACGCACGGCGGCGGCCCGCGTGGTCACGACCTCGAGAGGTCGTACCGCGCAGACCGCCGCTCCGATGCTGTTCTGA